The Eubalaena glacialis isolate mEubGla1 chromosome 3, mEubGla1.1.hap2.+ XY, whole genome shotgun sequence nucleotide sequence AATTGTCACAAAGACTAATTATTAGTGACTTCAGTTATGAACACATATGAGATTATGAGTTAACACCAGATAAAGATTTCAgcataaatatgatttttaaccTGAATAGGTCCCTTTTAAGGGTGATATAGAAAACAACTATAAATTTTATCCAGAAAAATAGTGCACCTAGTGTTTTACCACCTTTCAACAGGGGTATTCTTGTCATGCTCAGCCATGGACAATCttccaggtttgtttgtttgtttgtttaaaacagGTAGGGCTATGTTTCTAAATATAACACATTGTTCATAATCAGGATCCTAACAACATTCTAGAATTGAATATTTTATCCTACAAGAAATATAACCATGttactattttaaacattttgtttcaATTCCAGGGCGAAATAAACCAGCTATACAAAATCACCATTGTTAACACTTAAACACAGAGCAGAGACAGCAAAGCATTTTGGTCTACATGAttcaattattaaataaatgaaaagcatcTCTTCCCCAAATCCTTTACTCCACGATGTATCATAACATTTAAAACACAATTGAGGTACATATATCTGCTGAGTAGTTCCCATAGCTGTGTTCCATGTATGACTCAAAGTAGCATTAAACAAAGTCACCAGcatcaaggggtaaattttaaaagcagcatctTGAAACCCCAAACCATCTTTCTACTTTTCTTCGTTAAGTCACAAAACTTCCTTAGGTCAGACTAGGGTTCCGAAAACAGTGTGAATTTGGAGCATAAAACAAAATTCCCACGATAGGTAGCACTGGTCCTGGATTGAGGGCACAAATAGTGCTTTCATTTTCCTGTTCTATACAGCTTAATAGTCAGTGAAAACTTTTGCCCAAGACCCATACTACGTTGGGTGTTTAAgtacagagataaataaaactCGGCTAATCACCAGGCAAAAATTATTTCTATCTACTTAGCAATTcattcacacttaaaaaaaaaaaaaggaacagaaccaTTTTAGATGAGATACTTTTTTTAAGCCAAAGAGAGCAGACTTTCTGTGCTTGCATCACTAGCATTTGCAGCAAGGGCAGTCTTGAGGGAGATAGACAGATTTATATACGTACATATACGTGGATTATTTCATGTAACAGGCAGAATTTGAATAGAGATCACCACTTCCACACTACCCAGAGGAACCAGTGTGCCTGCCTGGAGTGCACCAGCTCTTCAGCAGAGTGCTTTagtagcacattttttttttttccatcggATGTATTCACATATCAAGATGTCAAAGATGATTAAGTTACTGAAAAACAGGCTTctgattctgatttttaaatttaattacttattttcattaaaataaattagcTTTTCTAAGGTTGTTCACCAGTACTACATACAatattgatattacatgggagGAACCTCTGTATTTCCTtttcaatgatattttttaaatgttggtaaaaatgtaaatcagttaAATTATAAATGACCAATTCAAGCAAGCTGACCATGGGAGATTATTGTCTTTACTCACTTACAAAATCCTTGCCTAAGGATAAATAACTGTCAGGTATGTGAAAGAATAGAATTTAGGGTTCTGTTGGAGGCAAggggaaattttgaaaataatagtcTATGACAATGCCCTTATGTGAGTTTACACTCCAGAGAAGTGTTTTCTATAGAATGAAATACTTGGCCAATGGAGAAGGCAGCTGGAATTAAAATAACTAGCACAGATTCCTTGGTACacatacaatgaaaacaaaaataaggacCCTGTACAGGTGTAAACAAGCTAAAAATGACCTTGGCAAAATATcttcattgatttaaaaaacacCAAAAGCATGCAACTTAAAATTCCCTTCCCTTCACAAGAATGaactgaaaaaccaaaacaaacaaaacaaccaaaacaaaaaaacagacggaACCATCTGTTTCTGTCAGTAGAAAACAGTAATAGATACATTAGGTTCCAGgacaaataaaactttaaaatattaatattgaaaaaatacaattaaatttttattaaaaatacatactcCTTACTCAGTCTTTGTGTACATTTTGTTttgtgtgaaaaagaaaaaaataataaaataggaaagGCGTTAAGACTACCTAATTATTTATACTGTATTTGGTAGAAGCATGTTTCAGTTaaactttaaacaaaaataagttattctgttttcatttgctcCCGGACATCAGAAGGCAGGGTTTCAAACAGAGCATCTTCTACAACTAAACCAGCTCGCTTCAGAGCCCGACAGTCGCCCAGTTCGGGAGGGAGAATTTCAAAGTGATTGCCTTTAACAtctaaataggaaagaaatagTAAATTTCCAATTTTTGGTGAAAGTACTGATAGGCTGTTTTTCCCAATCTTCAGAGTTTTGAGTTTCTTACAGAAATAGAGTTCATCTGGAAGGCTCTCCACTTTGTTACAAGTGATGGAAAAATACTGTAAACTTTGTAGAACTCCGATCTCAGGCGGGATAAATCTAATGTCATTGTAGGACAAGTCCAGGTATCGGATCTTGTTGCATAGGAAGAGGTGGGAAGGCAGCACCTCTATTTTATTGTGACTAAAGAAGAGGCGCTCCAGGCTGGTGAGTTTCTTTATATGCTCTGGGATGTAGGTGATGCTGTTATGCCACAGTTTTAGCACTGTCAACTTTCTCAAGTGCTGGAAGCTAACGATCTCTTCTATagatttcagattattttccttgAGGTCCAATTCCTGGAGGCTAAGCAGGCTGAACACGGCGTGAGGAATGCGCTCCAGGTCACAGTGGACCAGCTCTAGCTCTGTCAGATTGGTCATCTTCTTCAAATTGTTAAGCATCACCAGCTTGGTGCCATCGTTGTGTATGCACATCTTCTGGAGATGGCTGGAAACATCAACCACTGCCTGCGGGATTTTGGAAACATTGCTTTTGATAGAGAGAATTTTAAGGCTTTTGAGATCCCGCAGAGACTCAAGGGTGATATTTTTGGAAATATCGTGACTTAGAGAGCCAACCAGGTAGAGCTCCTCCAGGTTCCGGAGGCCATACATCCAGGGGGGCAGCTCCCTCATATCATCAAACTTGACGCTCAAGACCTTGAGGTTCTCCTTCAGGAAAGAGAGCGCCGCGCTGTGGATTTTGACCGAGCACTGGTGCAGAGAGAGCTCCTGGAGATTGTCTAGCTGCGCAATGGTGGCTGGTATCATGACATTCTTAATGATTTCAAGTTTTAGAGACTGCAACTCTGTGATTTCAAAAACAGTGTCTGGAAGGCCAGAGAGCATGATGAGAGGCAATTCCAGACGGTTATGGGCATTCGTCTGCAGCTTCTGCCTCAGTTTATCCGGAGTCCACTCATTGTTTAAATTCAGCTGCTTTAATTTGTTTTCACTCACTTCAGATAGGAACACTGCAAATCTCTTGGAATACAGAGGGTCGTACTGATCTATCATATGAAGCATAAAAGCAAAGTCATTTTTCACGTCTGGAATATCATCAATTCCAGTTTCCTGCCGGACATACTCAAAAGAGTACTCCCTCAGAGAACGGTAGAATAGCCAGTATAAGGTATAAAGGCACGTCAATCCGTAGATACTTACAAAGCACAGGTAGCAAAAGGAGAGTTTTGAGAACAAGTGTGCCATGGTATGATTGCAAGAAAAGTTTTTATATCCAGTCATGTCCTGAATGTCAACATTACAGTCCACTGTAAACTGGACTTTGGAAACCAGGGCGCTATTATATGCAATGATGATTAGGAATTTTATAACCTTAAGTACAGTCTGACGAACATACATAGCATATAATATATCACCTTCTTCTACGTGCAGCCTGAACTTCTTCACCTTCTCAAATAAAGCCTTGGCTTGCTCACCCTCCTTCTTATCTAGAGCCCCTGCAGTGGATTTGTCAACCACAAACTTCTCAGGAATTGACTTTAAAGACTGAGAGTTGACCAGGCTGCCTTCTGGACCAGACTGGGTGGTGTTGGACCTGCTCATGTTGTTCTTCCTGttgtccttttcttctgagtcctcCCCAGACACTTCAGATAAAGCCCGTGTGGTCCAGGGAGAGTCAAAACACTTCCCCAGGATTGAGATGAAATGTTCTATTTTGGAGCTGGAACCAGGGAATTTGAACCAAAAGTTGCTACAGAGCATGAAGACCAGGGTATGGATGAGGACAAGGTAAGGGAAATACTTGGCGTACCAGTGGAGGGCTCGCTCATAGCACATCTGGTTAATAAAGCTGTACTGCTGAAGGTCCAAATCTGTCTTCAGTCCTTTCATTTCCACAGTGACTGGGTTAGTAGGAGACGGTTTCGGTGGAGGCAGTGGGGTGGTACTGGCCACTGCTTGAGAGACATTCGAAACGGAAGAGTGGTTCTGAGAAGGCTGCACTCTTTTTGGAAGGCAGATTATCTTGTCTTGCATGAcctgaaacaaagaaataatattttcaaattatattactcAAAGAGCTTTCATAATGTCATTAGTGCGAAGAAAGCAGCAATAACATCCAATAAATGTCCATTTCCTTTGCCTGGAGAATACAATGTTCAATTCCAGCACCGAGATTTTTATTCTTAGCCCACATGTCGGAAAAATGAAATGTATCGATATATCTTTGTTCACCATGTCTAACTCATGACACAAAACGCAGCAGTTTTGTTAGGACACAGAACGAttcacaacaaaataaatatttaaagaacattcatgtttaaaaaaaatttttttaaatttgcatttcttctctCACTGAAGCCTGGGAGAATCAGTCATTGGTCTGGGAAGTACATCCTCTTATCAGACTCAGTCTTGAATTGGATGGCTCCCAAGATTTATATTAGTTTCTGTATGAGAAGCATTAAAAGGAGGAAATATGGGAGAAATTCCTGTCTTTAtcgtttcctcttttctttctatcCATATCTTAGACATGCACAGATGAACGTGAATGGCTTTAATAAAATGGGAATTTACTAAGCTTTTGTAAAAACTATTTCTTCagagagagatgaaaaaatacagaaatgttcGATAGTAAAATAGTTATGTCTAAACTTGCTGCTTTTCACACAAAATATAACATCAACTTCTATCCCTCTACCAATGCttcaatttgttgaaaagaatattaAGCCCTAAGAATGTCCAGCAGTCTCATGAGATTGCAATTTGGGTAAGAGAGAACACATTCTTTCTGAAGATGAGGCAGGATGAGGCAAAATACTCCTTGAATCAACCTGGAGGAATCATCCCCAGGAAGAAGTACACGTAAGTGGAATCATCTGGACAATAAGCAAACAGTTCAGAGAAAGAATAATAACCAAGAAATTGATGGTAATAACATGGAATTAATAATGCAGGGGAAGTCTATTTGTACCTTGTTATGTCAAATGGCTGAAAATCCATAGTGTACAATGATTTTGCAACAGCAAAGCTCTTTATGTTGATTCTAGAAGTAGAAACTTACTCTATTACAAAGTAGACTGCTATGGCATGAGAATATGACCATAACCTGGTGACATGGGAGATACAGCTAGTATGTTAATATGACATTGTTAATGGTGTGATGAAAATAGAGACGAGCTAGAAGGTAAAAAGGCAGGCACCTTC carries:
- the LRRC8C gene encoding volume-regulated anion channel subunit LRRC8C, translated to MIPVTEFRQFSEQQPAFRVLKPWWDVFTDYLSVAMLMIGVFGCTLQVMQDKIICLPKRVQPSQNHSSVSNVSQAVASTTPLPPPKPSPTNPVTVEMKGLKTDLDLQQYSFINQMCYERALHWYAKYFPYLVLIHTLVFMLCSNFWFKFPGSSSKIEHFISILGKCFDSPWTTRALSEVSGEDSEEKDNRKNNMSRSNTTQSGPEGSLVNSQSLKSIPEKFVVDKSTAGALDKKEGEQAKALFEKVKKFRLHVEEGDILYAMYVRQTVLKVIKFLIIIAYNSALVSKVQFTVDCNVDIQDMTGYKNFSCNHTMAHLFSKLSFCYLCFVSIYGLTCLYTLYWLFYRSLREYSFEYVRQETGIDDIPDVKNDFAFMLHMIDQYDPLYSKRFAVFLSEVSENKLKQLNLNNEWTPDKLRQKLQTNAHNRLELPLIMLSGLPDTVFEITELQSLKLEIIKNVMIPATIAQLDNLQELSLHQCSVKIHSAALSFLKENLKVLSVKFDDMRELPPWMYGLRNLEELYLVGSLSHDISKNITLESLRDLKSLKILSIKSNVSKIPQAVVDVSSHLQKMCIHNDGTKLVMLNNLKKMTNLTELELVHCDLERIPHAVFSLLSLQELDLKENNLKSIEEIVSFQHLRKLTVLKLWHNSITYIPEHIKKLTSLERLFFSHNKIEVLPSHLFLCNKIRYLDLSYNDIRFIPPEIGVLQSLQYFSITCNKVESLPDELYFCKKLKTLKIGKNSLSVLSPKIGNLLFLSYLDVKGNHFEILPPELGDCRALKRAGLVVEDALFETLPSDVREQMKTE